A single window of uncultured Methanospirillum sp. DNA harbors:
- a CDS encoding Hsp20/alpha crystallin family protein, with the protein MAIIKRERDPFDAFRTEMDSLFADMESRFHNLLPSFPSYSQRSRDLPALAAGGFSVDIRDEGEEVVARADIPGCQKDMVKIRLLRPNLLQITCERKEEKEEEEKNYFIRERFYGSVSRSVPLPAEVTEENAKATFDNGVLEVHFKKSPREISGDIPIS; encoded by the coding sequence ATGGCAATCATCAAACGTGAACGTGACCCCTTTGATGCATTCAGAACAGAGATGGACTCTCTCTTCGCTGACATGGAAAGTCGTTTTCACAACCTGCTTCCATCTTTTCCATCTTACAGTCAGAGGAGCCGTGACCTGCCTGCACTGGCTGCAGGAGGTTTCTCAGTGGATATCAGGGACGAAGGTGAAGAGGTGGTGGCCCGGGCAGATATACCGGGATGCCAGAAAGACATGGTGAAGATCAGGCTCCTGAGACCGAATCTCCTTCAGATCACATGCGAACGGAAAGAAGAGAAGGAGGAAGAGGAGAAGAACTACTTCATCAGGGAGCGGTTCTACGGGTCAGTGAGCAGGAGTGTTCCCCTCCCTGCAGAAGTAACCGAAGAAAATGCCAAGGCAACCTTCGATAACGGGGTGCTCGAAGTACATTTCAAAAAATCACCCCGGGAAATTTCAGGAGATATTCCCATCTCCTGA
- a CDS encoding STAS domain-containing protein — protein sequence MSNRATNVDPFEIIQTVDEPLFVLNESYEIVFGNRAFDTTFGVGRADIEGKSIYSIGGGMLDLPVMKEKLELVFREKKAIESFELDHIFPKAGRRTFTINASLMRRYGSATSEQMVVRFIDITEKLAAERAIRQKTQEILELSTPISKIWDEILILPLIGTLDTIRADKMIAQLLDAIRRESARYIIMDGTAVQSMDETGARNIIKATVAIKLLGAYVIMTGIKPEVAMTMVQLGIELRDIQTRATLQEGVQFALESRGYLIMHKGSIREEQQISNSRDSDRQPKSTLRLISPYREP from the coding sequence ATGAGTAACCGGGCAACGAATGTCGATCCGTTTGAAATAATTCAAACCGTTGATGAACCTCTTTTTGTGCTCAATGAATCCTATGAGATCGTCTTCGGAAACCGTGCATTTGATACCACGTTCGGTGTCGGAAGGGCAGATATTGAGGGAAAGTCCATCTACTCCATCGGTGGAGGAATGCTTGATCTTCCGGTGATGAAGGAGAAACTCGAACTTGTTTTCAGAGAGAAGAAAGCGATTGAGAGCTTTGAACTGGATCACATCTTCCCGAAGGCAGGCAGGCGTACCTTTACCATCAATGCAAGTCTGATGAGACGCTATGGGAGTGCCACCAGCGAACAGATGGTTGTCAGGTTTATTGATATTACTGAGAAACTTGCTGCTGAACGTGCAATCAGACAGAAGACCCAGGAAATTCTCGAACTTTCAACCCCGATATCAAAGATCTGGGATGAGATCCTGATCCTCCCGCTCATCGGTACTCTGGATACCATTCGCGCAGACAAGATGATAGCCCAGCTTCTTGATGCAATAAGAAGAGAATCAGCCAGGTACATCATCATGGACGGGACTGCTGTTCAGAGCATGGACGAGACCGGTGCCAGAAATATCATCAAGGCCACTGTTGCAATTAAACTCCTCGGTGCCTACGTTATCATGACCGGCATCAAGCCTGAGGTCGCCATGACGATGGTTCAGCTGGGTATTGAACTACGCGACATTCAGACACGTGCGACACTGCAGGAAGGGGTCCAGTTTGCTCTTGAATCACGTGGATACCTCATCATGCACAAAGGTTCGATCAGGGAAGAACAGCAGATCTCAAATTCACGTGACTCAGACCGGCAGCCGAAATCAACTCTCCGGCTCATCAGCCCGTACCGCGAACCATAA
- a CDS encoding nicotinate phosphoribosyltransferase has protein sequence MSTALLTDLYELTMAQSFLEHGKTGRAVFSISVRTMPPERNFLVSCGLDSLIRYLTTFTFTAEDISYLRSLDKFTDDFLTWLSSFRFSGDVIAVPEGRIVFESEPLVRIEGSLPEVQILETIALNLIHHQTVIASKAARMMAVSRGHGLVDFGLRRAHGPEGGTYAARATYIAGFLGTSNVEAGRLYGIPVSGTMAHSYVLIFSSEEEAFRAYIKTFPDDPVLLIDTYDTMAGVATAARLAAEGLPVSAVRIDSGDIASIVPQVRQYLDEHGHSHIRIIATGGVDEHDIDRWLQAGIPIDSFGVGTKLLTSSDIPFLDMTYKLVEYEGIPRSKTSPGKVTIPGRREIYRYYNDEGLMDHDEISTETTGKSGEKLLETVILNGNLTGFDTSLEQSRERFRHDVNRLPVGMKGLTQNRYRVIIR, from the coding sequence ATGTCAACCGCATTACTTACTGATCTCTACGAACTGACCATGGCACAGAGTTTTCTTGAGCATGGTAAGACAGGTCGTGCTGTATTCTCCATCTCGGTCAGAACGATGCCGCCGGAGCGGAATTTTCTAGTCTCCTGCGGACTTGACAGCCTGATCCGGTACCTTACAACCTTCACCTTCACTGCAGAAGATATCTCCTACCTGCGATCACTCGACAAATTCACTGATGATTTTCTCACCTGGCTCTCATCGTTCAGGTTTTCAGGAGATGTCATTGCGGTCCCGGAAGGGAGAATTGTATTTGAGAGCGAACCGCTCGTCAGAATAGAGGGATCACTGCCTGAAGTACAGATTCTTGAAACAATAGCCCTGAACCTGATCCACCATCAGACAGTGATCGCTTCAAAGGCTGCCAGGATGATGGCTGTCAGCAGAGGGCATGGTCTGGTTGATTTCGGACTTCGAAGAGCTCACGGACCCGAAGGAGGAACGTATGCTGCCCGTGCCACATACATCGCAGGATTTCTTGGGACGTCAAATGTTGAAGCCGGGAGACTATACGGGATTCCGGTATCAGGAACGATGGCCCATTCATACGTCCTCATCTTTTCATCTGAAGAAGAAGCCTTCAGAGCATATATCAAAACGTTCCCGGATGACCCCGTTCTCCTCATAGATACGTATGATACGATGGCCGGAGTTGCCACCGCTGCACGGCTTGCAGCAGAAGGGTTGCCTGTTTCAGCGGTCAGGATTGACAGTGGTGATATTGCCAGTATCGTTCCACAGGTACGGCAGTACCTGGATGAACATGGCCACAGCCATATCCGTATCATCGCAACCGGAGGGGTTGACGAACATGACATTGATCGCTGGCTGCAGGCTGGAATCCCGATCGATTCGTTCGGAGTCGGGACAAAACTGCTGACCTCATCAGATATCCCGTTCCTTGACATGACGTACAAACTCGTAGAGTACGAAGGAATACCCAGATCAAAGACAAGTCCGGGGAAGGTGACCATACCAGGAAGACGGGAAATTTACCGATATTATAACGATGAAGGCCTGATGGATCACGATGAGATATCCACAGAAACCACAGGGAAGTCTGGTGAGAAACTGCTTGAGACAGTCATCCTGAACGGGAATCTGACTGGGTTTGATACCTCGCTTGAACAAAGCAGGGAGCGATTCAGACATGACGTTAACCGGCTTCCGGTAGGGATGAAAGGACTCACCCAAAATCGGTACCGGGTAATTATCAGATAA
- a CDS encoding helix-turn-helix domain-containing protein, translating into MEPGLRHRLAEKMAGEITLSDSPGKTLKKWRMSFDISQGHLSEFLGVSPSVISDYESGRRKSPGTAIIGRIVDSILAIDEGRGGRYIQKFASLLFAEMGEGVIYDLHDYSNPITLETFCRVIGGELLTGPVDLTIYGYTIIDSIKAIMNLSSNEFNRIYGWSTERALIFTGVSNGKSPMVAIRVTPFKPRCVVLHGISAGDVHPIVPKMAEKDHITLMCTEKDIEEIVESLRDEKW; encoded by the coding sequence ATGGAACCGGGACTGCGCCATCGGCTTGCAGAGAAGATGGCGGGGGAGATAACCCTCTCTGATTCTCCGGGGAAGACCCTGAAGAAATGGCGAATGAGTTTTGACATCTCTCAGGGACACCTGTCCGAGTTTCTCGGCGTCTCGCCTTCGGTCATCAGTGACTATGAAAGCGGGAGGAGGAAGAGTCCTGGTACTGCGATTATCGGACGGATTGTAGATAGTATTCTCGCTATTGATGAAGGAAGGGGAGGCAGATACATACAGAAATTTGCCTCACTCCTCTTTGCAGAGATGGGGGAAGGGGTCATCTATGATCTCCATGATTATTCAAACCCAATCACCCTGGAGACGTTTTGCAGGGTAATTGGGGGAGAACTCCTCACAGGGCCGGTAGATCTGACGATCTACGGGTATACGATCATCGACAGTATCAAGGCGATTATGAACCTCTCATCGAACGAGTTCAACCGGATATACGGGTGGAGCACCGAACGGGCGCTCATCTTCACCGGAGTTTCCAATGGAAAGTCACCAATGGTGGCGATCCGGGTTACCCCCTTCAAACCCCGGTGCGTAGTACTCCACGGCATTTCAGCAGGGGATGTTCATCCGATCGTGCCAAAGATGGCAGAGAAGGATCACATCACCCTGATGTGTACCGAGAAGGATATTGAAGAGATCGTGGAGAGTCTGAGGGACGAAAAATGGTAG
- a CDS encoding hydroxymethylglutaryl-CoA synthase: MVGIISYGAYIPRYRIKVEEIARVWGANGAEISKGLGVFEKSLPDMDEDTITISVEATRAAMARREINPVDIEAVYVGSESHPYAVKPTAVTVGEAIGATPVMTAADYEFACKAGTAAIQTSMGLVKSGMVKLSVAVGADIAQGEPGDALEYTAAAGGAAFVIGNDDPIAEINHTCSFSTDTPDFWRRENKPYPRHGGRFTGEPAYFKHVIGASKMMLEKMGTKPSDYDFAVFHQPNGKFPVQAAGMLGFSMDQIKPGLAVTYLGNTYSGASMVGLSAVLDVAKPGDRIFLTSYGSGSGSDSFDMTVTDVITSDLFHREAAPSVASLLADKKLVDYAIYAKHKGKVVMME, from the coding sequence ATGGTAGGAATAATCTCATACGGGGCGTACATTCCACGCTACCGTATCAAGGTAGAAGAGATCGCACGGGTCTGGGGTGCGAATGGTGCCGAGATCTCAAAGGGTCTCGGAGTGTTTGAGAAGAGTCTTCCTGACATGGACGAAGACACCATCACCATCTCAGTCGAGGCAACCCGTGCAGCAATGGCACGGCGTGAGATCAACCCGGTTGATATCGAAGCAGTATATGTCGGATCCGAGTCACACCCGTACGCGGTCAAGCCTACTGCAGTGACAGTCGGAGAAGCTATAGGGGCAACGCCTGTGATGACTGCAGCAGATTACGAATTTGCATGCAAAGCAGGAACTGCAGCGATTCAGACCTCGATGGGTCTTGTCAAATCAGGTATGGTTAAACTTTCTGTTGCCGTTGGTGCAGATATCGCTCAGGGAGAGCCCGGCGATGCACTTGAATACACGGCAGCAGCCGGAGGAGCCGCATTTGTTATCGGTAACGATGATCCGATTGCCGAGATCAATCACACCTGTTCATTCTCCACAGATACACCAGACTTCTGGAGACGGGAGAACAAACCGTACCCACGTCATGGTGGAAGGTTTACGGGTGAGCCTGCATACTTCAAGCATGTTATCGGAGCATCGAAGATGATGCTCGAAAAGATGGGAACCAAACCATCTGATTATGACTTCGCTGTGTTCCACCAGCCGAACGGAAAATTCCCGGTTCAGGCAGCAGGAATGCTCGGGTTCTCAATGGATCAGATCAAACCGGGACTTGCGGTCACCTACCTTGGAAATACCTACTCAGGAGCATCAATGGTCGGACTCTCTGCAGTCCTCGATGTTGCAAAACCAGGAGATAGGATCTTTTTGACCAGTTACGGGTCAGGATCTGGAAGTGACTCCTTTGACATGACTGTGACAGATGTGATCACCTCTGATCTCTTCCACCGTGAGGCAGCTCCATCAGTGGCATCCCTCCTGGCTGACAAGAAGCTCGTTGACTATGCAATATACGCCAAACACAAAGGCAAAGTGGTGATGATGGAATGA
- a CDS encoding thiolase domain-containing protein, protein MREVAVIGVGCTKFGEKWESSFRNLFVEAGALALEDANLSGEHIDELFVGNMSAGRFVEQEHVGALIADYAGLATENIPATRVEAACASGGLAFRQAYTAVASGMSDIVVAAGVEKMTDVDTSVTTDVLAAAADREWEGIAGITFPGLYAMIATQYMHRYGLTREQLAQVAVKNHENGALNPNAQFQKPITLETVMKSTLVADPLRLFDCSPVTDGASAVILAPLERAREFTDTPIKVLGCGQASSSIALHDRKDICTLDATVAAGNRAFQMAKVERKDIGFVEVHDCFTIAEICAIEDLGFCKKGEAGKLTEEGYTALGGKLPVNPSGGLKACGHPVGATGVKQVYEVVKQLRGDAGKRQLDADIGMTQNVGGTGATVVCHIFGRA, encoded by the coding sequence ATGAGAGAAGTCGCAGTTATCGGAGTCGGTTGCACAAAGTTCGGTGAGAAGTGGGAGAGTTCATTCAGGAACCTCTTTGTTGAGGCTGGTGCCCTGGCACTGGAGGATGCAAATCTTTCAGGTGAGCACATCGACGAACTCTTCGTCGGTAACATGAGTGCAGGAAGATTTGTTGAGCAGGAGCATGTCGGGGCACTCATCGCAGATTATGCAGGTCTTGCGACGGAAAATATCCCAGCAACTCGTGTTGAGGCCGCATGTGCATCAGGTGGACTTGCATTCAGGCAGGCCTACACCGCTGTTGCTTCAGGAATGTCAGACATCGTTGTCGCAGCGGGAGTTGAGAAGATGACCGATGTCGATACCAGTGTCACTACCGATGTGCTAGCTGCTGCTGCAGACAGGGAGTGGGAAGGCATTGCAGGAATTACATTCCCCGGTCTCTACGCTATGATCGCGACCCAGTACATGCACCGGTACGGCCTTACCCGCGAGCAACTTGCTCAGGTCGCAGTGAAGAACCATGAGAACGGTGCATTGAACCCTAACGCACAGTTCCAGAAGCCAATTACTCTTGAAACAGTAATGAAATCAACCCTGGTTGCAGATCCGCTCAGACTCTTTGACTGTTCACCGGTAACAGACGGGGCCTCTGCAGTCATTCTTGCCCCGCTTGAGCGGGCACGTGAGTTCACGGACACTCCAATCAAGGTTCTTGGCTGTGGCCAGGCATCAAGTTCCATCGCACTTCATGACCGAAAGGACATCTGCACTCTTGATGCAACGGTTGCTGCAGGAAACAGGGCGTTCCAGATGGCAAAGGTTGAGCGTAAGGATATCGGATTTGTTGAGGTGCACGACTGTTTCACCATTGCAGAGATCTGTGCCATTGAGGATCTCGGATTCTGCAAGAAGGGAGAGGCAGGAAAACTGACCGAAGAGGGATACACGGCCCTTGGAGGAAAACTTCCAGTCAACCCGAGCGGTGGACTGAAAGCATGTGGTCACCCGGTCGGAGCAACCGGAGTCAAACAGGTTTACGAGGTTGTCAAGCAACTTCGTGGCGATGCCGGAAAACGACAACTTGATGCAGACATTGGTATGACCCAGAACGTGGGAGGAACAGGGGCAACTGTAGTCTGTCATATCTTCGGGAGGGCTTAA
- a CDS encoding NADP-dependent malic enzyme — protein MDGDTGSDIGRESLALHAAHFGKLEIRSKVPLTNREDLSRAYTPGVAEVCREIARNPESVWKYTLKSNTIAIISDGTAVLGLGDIGPSAGIPVMEGKAILFKEFAGIDAFPICLDAMSEDLVRIIRSLAPVFGGINLEDIAAPACFEIEEELQDLGIPVMHDDQHGAAVAVLAALINACKVTGKQFEDLKVVVCGAGAAGYAICRLLKCIGYDTQSCTPVQELIACDRTGIIYRGRPGLYDNKYKFILGDETNSVHRTGTLADAMRGADAFIGVSVANLVSEEMISSMGPDPIVLSLANPVPEIMPDKARNAGAVVVGTGRSDYPNQVNNVLAFPGIFRGALDARATRITDEMKIAAAHAIAGCVSSPTPEKILPDPLDRGVVTAVAEAVKLAAIACGVARSHT, from the coding sequence ATGGACGGGGATACAGGATCAGATATCGGACGTGAGTCACTGGCGTTGCATGCTGCTCATTTCGGGAAACTGGAGATCAGATCAAAGGTTCCGCTTACAAACCGGGAAGACCTGAGCAGGGCATACACACCAGGAGTGGCAGAGGTCTGCAGGGAGATTGCAAGAAATCCGGAGTCGGTCTGGAAATATACCCTGAAATCTAACACGATCGCCATTATATCTGATGGAACGGCGGTTCTCGGCCTCGGTGATATCGGTCCTTCTGCCGGAATTCCGGTCATGGAAGGGAAGGCTATTTTGTTCAAGGAGTTTGCAGGCATTGACGCATTTCCAATCTGTCTCGACGCAATGAGTGAGGATCTGGTACGGATCATCAGGAGTCTGGCTCCGGTGTTCGGAGGGATCAATCTGGAAGATATCGCTGCACCTGCCTGTTTTGAGATCGAGGAGGAACTTCAGGATCTTGGCATCCCGGTGATGCACGATGATCAGCACGGAGCAGCAGTGGCAGTTCTTGCAGCACTGATTAACGCCTGCAAAGTTACCGGAAAGCAGTTTGAAGATCTGAAAGTTGTTGTCTGCGGAGCGGGTGCTGCAGGGTATGCGATATGCAGGCTACTCAAATGCATCGGGTATGACACCCAATCCTGTACACCTGTTCAGGAACTGATTGCTTGTGATAGAACCGGGATAATCTACAGGGGAAGGCCCGGGCTGTATGATAACAAATACAAATTCATCCTCGGTGACGAGACGAATTCAGTACACAGAACCGGGACCCTTGCTGACGCTATGAGAGGTGCAGATGCATTTATCGGTGTTTCTGTTGCAAACCTGGTTTCAGAAGAGATGATCAGCTCCATGGGACCTGATCCGATCGTCCTCTCTCTGGCAAATCCGGTTCCTGAGATCATGCCTGACAAAGCACGTAATGCCGGAGCAGTAGTCGTCGGCACAGGCAGGAGTGATTATCCCAACCAGGTCAACAATGTCCTTGCATTTCCGGGGATATTCAGAGGAGCGCTCGATGCACGTGCCACCCGGATCACCGATGAGATGAAGATCGCAGCTGCCCACGCAATCGCGGGTTGCGTGAGTTCCCCGACCCCTGAAAAGATCCTCCCGGATCCTCTTGACAGGGGAGTTGTCACCGCTGTGGCTGAAGCAGTAAAACTGGCAGCAATTGCATGCGGAGTAGCCAGATCCCATACCTGA
- a CDS encoding Zn-ribbon domain-containing OB-fold protein, which yields MSVARFWRKQQNRYNLIGTHCETCGRYFYPPRPFCPDCRREGKIVDHKFKGTGTVITYSIIRSAGDQFKFLTPYALAIIELDEGTKLTSHVICEIDKIHIGMRVRPVFRKLAEEGSSGAIFYGTKFVPA from the coding sequence ATGAGTGTTGCACGTTTCTGGAGAAAGCAGCAGAACAGATACAATCTGATCGGTACACACTGCGAAACCTGTGGCAGATACTTCTACCCGCCACGACCATTCTGTCCTGACTGTCGTCGTGAAGGAAAGATCGTAGATCACAAATTCAAGGGAACCGGAACAGTGATCACCTACTCCATCATCAGGAGCGCCGGGGATCAGTTCAAATTCCTGACACCCTATGCCCTCGCCATCATCGAGCTTGATGAGGGGACCAAGCTGACCTCCCATGTGATCTGTGAGATTGATAAGATCCATATCGGAATGCGGGTCAGGCCGGTCTTCCGTAAACTCGCTGAAGAGGGATCAAGCGGCGCAATATTTTACGGTACAAAGTTTGTACCGGCCTGA
- the budA gene encoding acetolactate decarboxylase has product MDGTEKKEVSSVSEERYDAMRLIPTLFQCFVLILLIGITIMPCMAAGKTDEDLTSQAGVFSVLEAGSYDRITTVDEMNKKGDLGVGGFENMDGELIQLNGTIYQVTSDGVVHTPPGDTGVTFMNTVKFNPEMSHEFSNPENLTELEDELMQSFPSQDSIYAIRIDGFFPEMTVRSVPVQQKPYPPLSSVIANQSVFNLTNTTGTISGFWFPAWMQGVNYAGYHLHYISEDRASGGHILGFTIENGTALMDPVHSFKTETEEQ; this is encoded by the coding sequence TTGGATGGAACAGAGAAAAAGGAGGTTTCATCAGTTTCTGAAGAGAGATATGATGCCATGAGACTGATCCCTACACTGTTTCAATGCTTTGTTCTGATACTACTGATAGGTATTACCATCATGCCATGTATGGCAGCCGGGAAGACTGATGAAGATCTCACCTCACAGGCAGGAGTTTTTTCTGTTCTTGAAGCAGGCAGTTATGATCGCATAACCACCGTGGATGAGATGAATAAAAAGGGCGATCTGGGAGTGGGCGGATTTGAAAATATGGATGGAGAGTTGATCCAGCTCAACGGTACAATATACCAGGTGACTTCAGACGGGGTTGTGCACACACCACCGGGGGATACAGGAGTTACATTCATGAACACAGTCAAATTCAATCCTGAAATGAGCCATGAATTTTCCAATCCAGAAAATCTTACCGAACTTGAGGATGAGTTGATGCAGTCATTCCCATCCCAGGACAGCATATACGCGATCAGGATAGACGGATTTTTCCCGGAGATGACGGTCAGAAGTGTTCCGGTGCAGCAGAAACCATATCCTCCCCTGTCGTCAGTTATCGCAAACCAGAGCGTCTTTAATCTCACCAATACAACCGGCACAATATCAGGATTCTGGTTCCCGGCGTGGATGCAGGGCGTGAACTACGCAGGATACCATCTGCACTATATTTCTGAAGATCGGGCATCTGGTGGACATATCCTCGGTTTCACCATAGAGAACGGAACTGCCTTGATGGATCCGGTTCATTCATTCAAAACAGAAACTGAAGAACAGTAA
- a CDS encoding methyltransferase domain-containing protein produces MAFLATGFQESDLDKTGSLISCLDAIRSHPFFKEVKEESFRLLDLHAGDRLLEVGCGTGWDAWSLASLTGQKGLVTAIDPGLSMLREAQNGSPCSASSTHKGNSPVFARMDGRFLGFGNTVFDAVREDRALQHIEHPENVVGEMLRVLKPGGRFVLFEPDWELFIIDHPMPEITRKILNFWADQFMNGWIGRRLCRICLDHGVRDLTVLPRTLILHDLDTCDQIFGIRDTVSHAREVGLISKDDGEAWVLALKELDNTGRFFSSFTGFLVTGRK; encoded by the coding sequence ATGGCCTTTCTTGCAACCGGATTTCAGGAGTCAGATCTGGATAAAACCGGCAGTCTGATCAGTTGTCTGGATGCAATCAGATCTCATCCCTTCTTCAAAGAGGTAAAAGAGGAGAGTTTCAGGCTCCTGGATCTGCATGCCGGAGATCGCCTCCTTGAGGTTGGATGCGGTACCGGTTGGGATGCCTGGAGCCTTGCCAGCCTTACCGGTCAAAAAGGCCTGGTAACTGCGATAGATCCCGGGTTATCGATGCTTCGAGAGGCACAAAATGGGTCTCCCTGTTCTGCTTCATCCACCCACAAGGGTAACTCCCCTGTTTTTGCAAGAATGGATGGGCGTTTCCTTGGTTTTGGTAATACAGTCTTTGATGCGGTCAGGGAGGATCGTGCCCTTCAGCATATTGAGCATCCAGAAAATGTAGTTGGTGAGATGCTGCGTGTCCTGAAACCTGGCGGAAGGTTTGTGCTGTTTGAACCAGACTGGGAACTTTTTATCATCGATCATCCGATGCCGGAGATCACCCGCAAGATCCTGAATTTCTGGGCAGATCAGTTCATGAACGGATGGATTGGACGAAGATTATGCCGGATATGTCTGGATCATGGTGTCCGTGATCTCACCGTACTTCCCCGCACTCTCATCCTGCATGATCTTGACACCTGTGATCAGATATTTGGGATTAGAGACACTGTCTCACATGCCAGAGAGGTTGGCCTGATCTCAAAAGATGATGGTGAAGCATGGGTTTTGGCTCTGAAAGAATTAGATAATACTGGCAGATTTTTTTCATCGTTTACCGGCTTTCTGGTAACAGGAAGAAAATGA